In the genome of Montipora foliosa isolate CH-2021 chromosome 3, ASM3666993v2, whole genome shotgun sequence, one region contains:
- the LOC137995183 gene encoding uncharacterized protein — protein sequence MLVWSRRGSWIQEMLQDRNVYIPITDRRRNPTSRKELELQGKLLDLKKLGNLDETDYWKLRPSDSTPASFYGLPKIHKVVLQQMDDHLTLPEDTETPIPLRPINSSSILKHLANETEYSVKDANQFAEFVSNQELAEDELIVSFDVISLFTSIPIDMAIDIVQRKLEKSDDWKNHIQLTKSQILDLLFFLLHKSYFIFEGTQYHQVSGCAMGSPVSAVIAELVMQEVEEKALETSPVRPKWWRRYVDDSNACMKQNGVEVFHSHLNSMNANIQFTVEMPTITMGKKSIAFVDTNSTVNEDGKLEVGVYRKATHTSKYLDFHSHSPAQSKRAVVKT from the exons ATGCTGGTGTGGAGTCGGAGGGGGAGCTGGATTCAAGAAATGCTGCAAGATCGGAACGTCTATATACCAATCACTGATAGAAGACGTAATCCAACATCAAGAAAGGAGCTTGAGTTACAGGGTAAACTTTTGGATCTGAAGAAACTTGGGAACCTTGATGAAACAGACTACTGGAAGCTCCGCCCCTCCGACTCCACACCAGCATCGTTCTATGGTTTACCCAAGATTCACAAAGTGGTACTGCAGCAAATGGACGACCATCTCACTCTCCCGGAAGACACAGAAACGCCAATACCATTAAGACCTATAAACAGCT CTTCTATACTGAAACACCTTGCGAATGAAACCGAATACTCTGTCAAGGATGCTAACCAGTTTGCAGAGTTTGTAAGCAACCAAGAATTGGCCGAAGACGAGCTGATTGTGTCGTTTGACGTGATCTCACTCTTCACTTCCATACCGATCGACATGGCTATAGATATCGTTCAGAGAAAACTGGAGAAATCTGATGATTGGAAAAATCACATACAGCTCACCAAGAGCCAAATCCTGGACTTACTCTTCTTTCTCCTACACAAAAGCTATTTTATATTTGAGGGAACCCAATACCATCAGGTGTCCGGTTGTGCCATGGGATCTCCAGTTAGCGCTGTTATCGCAGAGCTTGTAATGCAAGAAGTTGAAGAAAAAGCATTAGAAACTTCGCCAGTCAGACCAAAATGGTGGCGCCGCTATGTTGACGATTCGAACGCGTGCATGAAGCAAAACGGTGTTGAGGTCTTTCACAGTCACTTAAACTCGATGAATGCCAACATTCAGTTTACAGTAGAGATGCCTACAATAACTATGGGCAAGAAGAGCATAGCCTTCGTAGACACCAACAGCACTGTGAATGAAGACGGAAAGCTCGAGGTGGGTGTATATCGCAAGGCCACACATACGAGCAAGTATTTAGATTTCCATTCACACAGCCCAGCGCAAAGCAAAAGAGCTGTCGTTAAGACCTAA
- the LOC137996568 gene encoding pre-mRNA-processing factor 17-like: protein MAAIHALTAYGGDSDSEENESLEEETITPDHIAHLNTEVSISQLQSNIQLKSAPEVTAKEDIGVIRQVDPSAKEVNYNPRYEEMFTPQVGPSNPFKTRQQTAPKNTLAGYVEPAHVSDFTFETQRRTFTSYGYALDPSATGGAGTSGDRYVGDVTKAEEKKGVTIFEVAAARVGDKRKREKPGDPGDIEGYKGPWATFVDESKVAKPSEEQAAKLEEFEMTKQKRSKKEEKSVEEKTTLHVQDSVDYQGRSYLHIPHDIDTKLDTDEPPERCFLPKKHIHTWTGHTKGVSCIRFFPRSAHLLLSCSMDCKIKLWEVYGKRRCLRTFMGHSKAVRDISFNNPGTQFLSAAYDRYVKLWDTETGECIGRFTNRKIPYCVKFNPDEDKQHLFVCGTSDKKILTWDTRANEIVQEYDRHLGAVNTITFVDQNRRFVTTSDDKSIRVWEWDIPVDFKYIAEPSMHSMPAVALHPNDKWMACQSMDNQIMIFGVLNRFRQNRKKTFKGHMVAGYACQLSFSPDGSYLISGDADGKLCIWDWKSTKLYSKFKAHDAVCISCLWHPHETSKVVTCGWDGLIKYWD, encoded by the exons atggcggcaaTTCATGCACTGACTGCTTACGGCGGCGATAGCGATTCTGAGGAGAATGAAAGCCTTGAAGAAGAAACTATAACGCCAGATCATATTGCTCATTTAAATACTGAAGTCTCAATTTCTCAACTgcaatcaaatattcagcttaaAAGTGCTCCGGAGGTCACAGCAAAG GAGGATATTGGCGTTATAAGACAAGTGGATCCTTCAGCAAAAGAAGTCAACTACAATCCACGATATGAGGAGATGTTTACCCCACAG GTTGGACCATCAAACCCATTTAAAACAAGACAGCAGACTGCACCCAAGAACACCCTTGCAG GCTATGTTGAGCCAGCACATGTGAGTGATTTTACATTTGAAACCCAAAGAAGGACTTTTACTAGTTATG GATATGCATTGGATCCCAGTGCGACTGGAGGTGCAGGAACCAGTGGGGACAG ATATGTTGGTGATGTGACAAAAGCAGAGGAGAAGAAGG GTGTAACAATATTTGAAGTAGCAGCAGCACGTGTTGGCGacaaaaggaaaagagaaaagCCAGGAGATCCAGGAGATATTGAAGGATATAAAG GTCCATGGGCAACCTTTGTTGATGAGTCAAAAGTTGCCAAACCATCAGAG GAACAAGCAGCCAAACTGGAAGAGTTTGAAATGACTAAGCAGAAGAGGagcaagaaagaagaaaagagtgTTGAAGAAAAGACCACTTTACATG TGCAAGATTCAGTGGATTATCAAGGCAGATCATATCTCCACATTCCACATGATATTGACACCAAACTGGATACAGATGAACCACCAGAAAGATGTTTCTTACCCAAGAAACATATTCACACTTG GACTGGACATACCAAAGGAGTCTCTTGCATTAGATTCTTTCCCAGGTCTGCTCATCTGTTGTTATCCTGCAGCATGGATTGTAAGATTAAG CTCTGGGAAGTTTATGGCAAAAGGCGGTGCTTGAGGACATTTATGG GTCACAGCAAAGCCGTTCGTGACATCTCTTTTAACAACCCAGGAACACAGTTCCTTAGTGCTGCGTATGACAGATACGTTAAACTTTGGGATACGGAAACAg GGGAATGCATCGGTCGTTTTACCAACCGCAAGATTCCTTATTGTGTCAAGTTCAATCCTGATGAG GACAAACAACACTTATTCGTTTGTGGAACAtctgacaagaaaattttaacg TGGGACACAAGAGCGAATGAAATAGTTCAAGAATACGACAG GCATCTTGGAGCAGTAAATACAATAACATTTGTGGACCAAAACAGAAGATTTGTAACCACATCAGATGATAAAAGCATCCGAGTGTGGGAATG ggACATTCCTGTAGATTTCAAGTACATTGCAGAACCTAGCATGCACTCCATGCCTGCAGTTGCTCTTCACCCAAACG ACAAGTGGATGGCGTGTCAGTCCATGGACAACCAAATTATGATATTTGGTGTGCTTAACCGCTTCCGTCAGAACAGAAAGAAAACGTTCAAAGGTCACATG gTGGCAGGCTATGCTTGTCAGTTGAGTTTCTCCCCAGATGGAAG TTACCTTATTTCTGGTGATGCAGATGGGAAACTTTGCATTTGGGATTGGAAATCGACAAAACTGTACAG cAAGTTCAAGGCGCATGACGCAGTGTGCATTAGCTGCCTGTGGCATCCTCACGAAACATCCAAAGTGGTCACGTGTGGCTGGGACGGGTTGATAAAGTACTGGGACTGA
- the LOC137996572 gene encoding BTB/POZ domain-containing protein KCTD16-like, whose protein sequence is MASSSYHHRLFPENIELNVGGKYYSTSVLTLTRESDSLLGRIFSGRHEVDKDETGKYFIDRDGFLFRYILDFLRTNKLHLPEDFQEIARLKIEAEFYEIKGLEMQLDSYSRARKRAATLQTELFGYITLHIRGTYAFGRAGQVDVNFRKLQRIVVCGRVCLCHEVFGETLNESRDPNPEGNRYTNRFYLKHNYLEKAFTRLRDCNFKLVSSSGGKSWNTFDSDKGDEDKWDHFTIYVFLRG, encoded by the coding sequence ATGGCGTCTTCTTCTTATCATCATCGATTATTCCCAGAAAATATCGAGCTGAACGTTGGGGGCAAGTATTATTCAACATCAGTGCTAACATTGACAAGAGAATCAGATTCGCTTCTTGGGCGTATATTTAGCGGGAGACACGAAGTGGACAAAGACGAAACtggaaaatattttattgatagGGATGGATTTCTGTTTAGATACATTCTCGACTTCCTTAGAACCAATAAACTGCACCTTCCCGAGGATTTTCAAGAGATTGCGAGACTGAAAATTGAGGCAGAATTCTATGAAATAAAAGGCCTAGAAATGCAGCTTGATTCGTACAGCAGAGCACGTAAAAGAGCGGCAACATTGCAAACTGAGCTATTCGGTTACATTACCCTTCATATTCGTGGAACTTACGCATTCGGAAGGGCTGGACAAGTCGATGTTAATTTTCGCAAACTTCAAAGAATAGTAGTGTGTGGAAGAGTTTGCTTGTGCCATGAAGTCTTTGGAGAAACTCTAAACGAGAGTAGAGACCCAAACCCTGAAGGTAACAGGTACACTAACCGGTTTTATCTGAAACACAACTACCTGGAAAAAGCGTTTACACGGCTGCGAGATTGCAATTTCAAGCTTGTTTCTAGTAGCGGAGGAAAAAGTTGGAACACCTTCGATAGCGATAAAGGCGACGAAGACAAATGGGACCATTTCACCATTTATGTGTTTTTGCGGGGGTAG